One genomic segment of Coffea arabica cultivar ET-39 chromosome 6e, Coffea Arabica ET-39 HiFi, whole genome shotgun sequence includes these proteins:
- the LOC140009619 gene encoding uncharacterized protein, translating into MLTLTCLRGKFSHFPLSKQPSYHAFKSSFHSLFIEKRPNSYFFATTSPQLRQIKASSDTIDKSLQRHLINKSLLCKWHLQLRQRPTFGVDDVTAQRKEGNTVKRSIKVPAISNKLADIPPDEYSWRKYGQKPIKGSPHPRGYYKCSSMRGCPARKHVERCLEEPLMLIVTYEGEHNHPRLPSQHETCGHEAFGCPELLLYLSYCTCSSLRYRGASV; encoded by the exons ATGTTGACGCTGACTTGCCTACGTGGGAAGTTCTCTCACTTTCCACTGTCGAAGCAACCAAGCTATCATGCTTTTAAG TCTTCTTTTCACAGCCTCTTCATCGAGAAAAGACCAAACTCTTACTTTTTCGCAACGACATCTCCTCAACTCCGGCAAATAAAAGCCTCTAGCGATACCATCGATAAAAGCCTCCAGCGACATCTTATCAACAAATCCCTTCTTTGCAAGTGGCATCTCCAACTCCGGCAAAGACCCACTTTCGGAG TGGACGATGTCACTGCTCAAAGAAAAG AAGGAAACACGGTGAAGAGATCAATCAAAGTACCTGCTATCAGTAACAAGCTTGCGGATATCCCTCCCGATGAGTACTCTTGGAGGAAGTATGGCCAGAAACCAATCAAAGGTTCACCTCATCCCAG GGGATACTACAAGTGCAGCAGCATGAGAGGGTGCCCTGCCAGAAAGCATGTGGAGAGATGCTTGGAGGAGCCTTTAATGCTGATTGTCACCTACGAAGGAGAACATAACCATCCAAGATTGCCTTCACAACATGAGACTTGTGGTCATGAAGCTTTTGGTTGTCCCGAATTGCTCCTGTACTTATCATATTGCACTTGTTCAAGCTTGAGGTACAGGGGAGCGAGCGTCtag
- the LOC140009333 gene encoding UDP-glycosyltransferase 73C1-like, protein MDPQTEHLHFLLIPLMSQSHIIPLSDLAKLLARQGPMVSMISTPKNANRFKALIDYAARENLKIQLITIPFPGQQVGLPEGCENLDALPSTDLIRSFVDAYSLMQEPIENIAKKQLEPRPSCIISTTALVWTQNLAHRLGIPRYVFQTVAPFTLVCAGRIGRFLESHDSSDLDAFWVPNLPHKIQFRKSQLPFPESRKESGDVRKETQVSDRGSLVNSFEELDQWYVEEQKRVHKNFWDVGPVSLINSTGSATAKSDHYSLKWLDSMKPSSVIYACFGSMCHLSFGQLREIGLGLEASGRPFIWVIREIDYSPQVEKWLKDEKFEERVKGVVVRGWAPQVPILSHSSVGGFLTHCGWNSTLEGICAGVPMLCWPMFAEQFFNETFVVDVVKIGVRIGVETHMRVGEEEKTVDREQIKAAIDQLMDEGEEGEERRETARKLSEMARNATQEGGSSYRNITLFIQDVLQLQQQEAAEDEKVNEDRDSEITDNRVM, encoded by the coding sequence ATGGATCCCCAAACCGAGCATCTTCACTTCCTCCTAATTCCTTTGATGTCTCAGAGCCATATTATTCCCTTGTCAGATCTCGCTAAATTACTAGCAAGGCAAGGCCCCATGGTCTCGATGATTAGCACACCCAAGAACGCTAACAGGTTTAAAGCTCTCATCGACTATGCCGCAAGGGAAAACCTCAAGATCCAGTTGATCACAATACCATTCCCAGGTCAACAAGTCGGATTGCCAGAAGGATGTGAAAACCTGGATGCACTTCCTTCTACAGACTTGATAAGGAGCTTTGTGGATGCATATAGTTTGATGCAAGAACCAATAGAAAACATTGCCAAGAAACAGTTAGAACCGAGGCCAAGTTGCATCATTTCCACCACTGCTCTTGTATGGACTCAAAACCTCGCCCACAGGTTAGGAATCCCAAGGTACGTCTTCCAAACCGTAGCTCCCTTCACTCTCGTCTGTGCCGGCAGAATAGGCAGGTTCCTCGAGAGTCACGACTCTTCGGATTTAGACGCATTTTGGGTACCGAATTTGCCGCACAAAATCCAATTCAGAAAATCCCAGTTGCCTTTTCCGGAGAGCAGGAAAGAGTCGGGTGATGTAAGGAAAGAAACTCAGGTTTCAGACAGAGGGAGTCTGGTGAATAGTTTTGAGGAGTTGGACCAGTGGTATGTGGAGGAACAGAAGAGAGTTCACAAGAACTTCTGGGACGTCGGACCCGTTTCTTTGATCAACAGTACAGGGTCAGCGACAGCAAAGAGTGACCACTACAGTTTAAAATGGCTGGACTCGATGAAGCCCAGCTCTGTTATTTATGCGTGTTTCGGCAGCATGTGTCATCTGTCGTTCGGGCAGCTGAGAGAGATTGGTCTGGGGTTGGAAGCCTCAGGCCGCCCGTTCATATGGGTGATCAGAGAAATTGATTATTCGCCACAAGTGGAAAAATGGTTAAAAGATGAGAAGTTTGAGGAGAGGGTTAAAGGGGTCGTTGTCAGAGGATGGGCACCGCAGGTTCCGATATTATCCCATTCGTCAGTGGGAGGATTCTTGACCCATTGCGGGTGGAATTCTACACTGGAAGGAATCTGCGCAGGGGTGCCAATGCTATGTTGGCCAATGTTCGCGGAGCAATTCTTCAATGAGACATTTGTTGTGGATGTCGTCAAGATCGGCGTGAGGATCGGAGTCGAGACGCACATGAGGGTTGGCGAGGAAGAGAAGACCGTTGACAGAGAACAAATTAAAGCAGCAATCGATCAGCTGATGGATGAAGGAGAAGAGggggaagaaagaagagaaacagCGAGAAAGCTGAGTGAGATGGCAAGGAATGCTACACAAGAAGGGGGCTCTTCTTACAGGAATATCACATTGTTCATTCAAGACGTACTCCAGCTCCAGCAACAGGAAGCTGCAGAAGACGAGAAAGTGAATGAAGACAGAGACTCAGAAATCACAGACAATCGAGTGATGTAG